In Deltaproteobacteria bacterium, a single genomic region encodes these proteins:
- a CDS encoding endonuclease/exonuclease/phosphatase family protein → MLDCHGASLRVATFNVKSVGFEGSDEWNALGSVLARLQPDVVCIEELADGETAPLRALTMSLGWSEPIQADPSPAIGGELRNACMSPHAISRIDSYSGEDLSSDQHANDVGRDFLGVRIVIDDCAMGLLAVHAKSGQEDLDRFRRQVEFERLRQAIDDMHARHPGEPLVVMGDFNENTDDPSLGQVFDAPPVGLPRSYRLGSDIALPMTYDPFTTVSNAGLTAIDATHEDSSRIGTWGVSAGSDGVRIDYIWLDGPQLVNAIVYDACRDDGVDEPPAGQWLALAGDPVPCVASALASDHLPVVADITLLP, encoded by the coding sequence GTGCTCGACTGCCACGGCGCGAGCCTGCGCGTGGCGACCTTCAACGTGAAGTCGGTCGGCTTCGAGGGCAGCGACGAGTGGAATGCGCTCGGCTCGGTGCTCGCACGGCTACAGCCCGACGTGGTCTGCATCGAGGAGCTGGCTGACGGCGAGACCGCACCGCTGCGGGCGCTGACGATGTCGCTGGGGTGGAGCGAGCCGATCCAGGCCGATCCGTCACCGGCGATCGGCGGCGAGCTACGCAACGCGTGCATGAGCCCCCACGCGATCTCGCGGATCGACTCCTACAGCGGCGAGGATCTCTCGAGCGACCAGCACGCCAACGACGTCGGCCGCGACTTCCTCGGCGTGCGCATCGTGATCGACGACTGCGCAATGGGGCTGCTGGCGGTGCACGCCAAGTCCGGCCAAGAAGATCTCGATCGATTCCGGCGGCAGGTCGAGTTCGAGCGCCTACGCCAGGCGATCGACGACATGCACGCGCGACACCCCGGTGAGCCGCTGGTCGTGATGGGTGACTTCAACGAGAACACCGACGACCCTTCGCTGGGCCAGGTCTTCGACGCACCGCCGGTGGGACTGCCGCGCTCGTACCGTCTGGGCAGCGACATCGCGCTGCCCATGACCTACGACCCGTTCACGACCGTGTCCAACGCCGGCCTCACCGCCATCGACGCGACCCACGAGGACTCGTCCCGCATCGGCACCTGGGGTGTGAGCGCGGGATCGGACGGCGTGCGCATCGACTACATCTGGCTGGACGGCCCGCAGCTCGTGAACGCGATCGTCTACGACGCGTGCCGCGACGACGGCGTCGACGAGCCCCCCGCGGGGCAGTGGCTGGCGCTCGCGGGCGATCCCGTGCCGTGCGTCGCATCGGCGCTCGCCTCGGATCACCTGCCGGTGGTCGCCGACATCACCCTGCTCCCGTGA
- a CDS encoding sigma 54-interacting transcriptional regulator: MVGVDPEPETVGKQGANPPEEEGKLDRTTLRPQDIEAGLSRGYRLLVIGENQHTAHRLPRTGDVSLGRSDSADIQMPDPLMSRVHAVLHVGANLAISDLGSSNGTLVRGSRIPANERVPISVGDTIEVGSTVVIVQPEFARGVPPALERAEGADRTFTGPDDPMDRIYKLARRIAGSNINVLLLGETGVGKEVMARTLHSFSPRASKPFLGLNCASLSETLFESELFGYEKGAFTGAQQNKPGLIETADGGTVFLDELGEMPLSTQAKLLRVIEERQVMRVGSLRAREVDVRFIAATNQNLEKEIELGNFREDLFYRLNGISLVIPPLRERAGEIQGLARSFIAEACKQAGFGSQPVLSRDSVEWMMKHSWPGNIRELRNAVNRAVLLATGGVIQPEHMRTEAYSPRGGRGSGRIHDGRVEPAAPVAAVAAAPIAAVPAVSDPDEEERQRIMAALAACGGNQTRAAKILGIARRTLTSKLGKLGLPRPRKDREDADDDDDDE, from the coding sequence ATGGTCGGGGTCGATCCCGAGCCAGAAACGGTGGGCAAGCAGGGCGCCAATCCCCCCGAAGAGGAGGGCAAGCTCGACCGCACGACGCTGCGGCCGCAGGACATCGAGGCTGGCCTCAGCCGCGGGTACCGCTTGCTCGTCATCGGCGAGAACCAGCACACCGCGCACCGGCTGCCCCGCACCGGCGACGTGAGCCTGGGCCGTTCGGACAGCGCCGACATCCAGATGCCCGACCCGCTGATGTCGCGGGTCCACGCGGTGTTGCACGTCGGCGCGAACCTGGCCATCAGCGACCTCGGGTCGAGCAACGGCACGCTGGTCCGCGGCAGTCGCATCCCCGCCAACGAGCGGGTGCCGATCTCGGTCGGCGACACCATCGAGGTCGGCTCGACGGTGGTCATCGTGCAGCCCGAGTTCGCCCGCGGGGTTCCGCCGGCGCTCGAACGCGCAGAGGGGGCCGACCGCACCTTCACCGGCCCCGACGATCCGATGGATCGGATCTACAAGCTGGCGCGCCGCATCGCCGGCAGCAACATCAACGTGCTGCTGCTGGGCGAGACCGGCGTGGGCAAAGAGGTGATGGCGCGGACGCTGCACAGCTTCTCGCCGCGCGCCAGCAAGCCCTTCCTCGGGCTCAACTGCGCGTCGCTGTCGGAGACGCTGTTCGAGAGCGAGCTGTTCGGCTACGAGAAGGGCGCCTTCACCGGTGCGCAGCAGAACAAGCCCGGGCTCATCGAGACCGCCGACGGCGGCACGGTCTTCCTCGACGAGCTGGGCGAGATGCCGCTGTCGACCCAGGCCAAGCTGTTGCGCGTGATCGAGGAGCGCCAGGTCATGCGCGTCGGCAGCCTGCGCGCGCGCGAGGTCGACGTGCGCTTCATCGCCGCGACCAACCAGAACCTCGAGAAGGAGATCGAGCTCGGCAACTTCCGCGAGGATCTCTTCTACCGCTTGAACGGCATCTCGCTGGTGATCCCGCCGCTGCGCGAGCGCGCCGGCGAGATCCAGGGCCTCGCCCGCAGCTTCATCGCCGAGGCCTGCAAGCAGGCCGGGTTCGGCAGCCAGCCGGTGCTCTCGCGCGACTCGGTCGAGTGGATGATGAAGCACAGCTGGCCGGGCAACATCCGCGAGCTCCGCAACGCGGTGAACCGTGCGGTGCTGCTTGCGACCGGCGGCGTGATCCAGCCCGAGCACATGCGCACCGAGGCGTACTCCCCCCGTGGTGGTCGCGGCTCCGGTCGCATCCACGACGGGCGGGTCGAGCCCGCGGCGCCGGTCGCCGCCGTCGCGGCTGCACCGATCGCCGCGGTGCCGGCCGTCAGCGATCCCGACGAGGAGGAGCGTCAGCGCATCATGGCGGCGCTGGCGGCCTGCGGCGGCAACCAGACCCGCGCCGCGAAGATCCTCGGCATCGCGCGGCGGACCCTGACCAGCAAGCTCGGCAAGCTGGGCCTGCCGCGACCTCGCAAAGACCGCGAGGACGCGGACGACGACGACGACGACGAGTGA
- a CDS encoding aminotransferase class V-fold PLP-dependent enzyme, which produces MPRLGDRSSHPLLRVPVYANFAGMSPLSAPVRAAIDGAIATLEAQGAAAGWGLLSARDALRERAARLVGVRPDEIGLVPNTTTGVRAIAFGLRWRPGARVIGFEGEFPANVTPWQQAAAMAGGSVTMLPLRPWFDAVDEGLAALERALAQGGVLAVAVSAVQFSSGLRMPLARMAEVCHRHGALLAVDAIQACGVVPIDCQAEGIDALACGGHKWLGGAMGIGFLAIREHAMAQLEPRLAGWTSHEDAASFLLAGPGHLRYDRAIRRRADFVEDGGSAIALVPGLVAAIDILLELGVPAIFDHVQGWIDAAEAQLCACGFTSLRAREPSARSGILGVVPPAGVDVVALHQALERRGVACAIPDGVLRFAPHWSNHTDEIPELHAVVDTETRALRVPT; this is translated from the coding sequence ATGCCGCGCCTGGGTGATCGCTCCTCGCATCCGTTGCTCCGTGTGCCCGTCTACGCCAACTTCGCCGGCATGTCGCCGCTGTCGGCTCCGGTGCGGGCGGCGATCGACGGGGCCATCGCCACGCTCGAAGCGCAGGGCGCCGCGGCGGGATGGGGCCTGCTGTCGGCCCGCGATGCACTGCGTGAACGCGCCGCGCGGCTGGTCGGCGTGCGCCCCGACGAGATCGGCCTGGTGCCCAACACCACCACGGGGGTGCGGGCGATCGCGTTCGGGCTGCGCTGGCGCCCCGGCGCGCGCGTGATCGGCTTCGAGGGCGAGTTCCCGGCCAACGTCACGCCGTGGCAGCAGGCCGCCGCGATGGCCGGTGGCAGCGTGACGATGTTGCCGCTGCGCCCATGGTTCGACGCGGTCGACGAGGGCCTCGCGGCGCTCGAGCGCGCGCTGGCGCAGGGGGGCGTGCTCGCGGTCGCGGTCTCGGCGGTGCAGTTCAGCAGCGGGTTGCGCATGCCGCTGGCGCGCATGGCCGAGGTGTGCCATCGCCACGGCGCACTGCTGGCGGTCGACGCGATCCAGGCCTGCGGTGTGGTGCCGATCGACTGCCAGGCCGAGGGCATCGACGCGCTCGCCTGCGGCGGCCACAAGTGGCTCGGCGGCGCGATGGGGATCGGCTTCTTGGCGATCCGCGAGCACGCGATGGCGCAGCTCGAGCCGCGGCTGGCGGGTTGGACCAGCCACGAGGACGCCGCGTCGTTCCTGCTCGCGGGTCCCGGCCACCTGCGCTACGACCGGGCCATTCGTCGGCGTGCCGACTTCGTCGAGGACGGCGGCAGTGCCATCGCGTTGGTGCCGGGGCTGGTCGCCGCGATCGACATCCTGCTCGAGCTCGGCGTGCCGGCGATCTTCGATCACGTGCAGGGTTGGATCGACGCCGCGGAGGCGCAGCTGTGCGCGTGCGGGTTCACCAGCCTCCGCGCCCGTGAACCGTCGGCGCGCTCGGGCATCCTCGGGGTCGTGCCGCCCGCGGGTGTCGACGTCGTCGCGCTCCACCAGGCGCTCGAGCGCCGCGGTGTCGCCTGTGCGATCCCCGATGGCGTGCTCCGTTTCGCGCCGCACTGGTCCAACCACACCGACGAGATCCCCGAGCTGCACGCCGTCGTCGACACCGAGACCAGGGCCTTGCGCGTTCCCACGTAG
- a CDS encoding acyl-CoA dehydrogenase family protein codes for MSARAPYYTEDHDRLRESVRRFVQREIAPHIDAWDEACEFPRGLYAAAGELGLLGLGFPEELGGTPCDPFHRIVVTEELARAGSGGLVAGLMSHGIALPPIVALGSDSLKRRVVPPVLAGQAIAALAITEPDGGSDVASLRTSARREGDHFIVNGSKTFITSGMRADYYTVAVRTGGDGMAGISLLLVERGTPGFTQTPLHKMGWWCSDTATLYFEDCPVPASNLIGPEHQGFLGIMQNFNGERLAIAAMAVGFAQTCLDEALAWARQRVTFGKPLVTRQVIRHKLVDMAQRIESTRAYLELMAWRVQQGQWPIAEVCMLKNAATQCLEFCAKEAVQILGGAGFIRGCKSERIYRETKVLSIGGGAEEIMKELAARQLGW; via the coding sequence ATGTCCGCCCGCGCGCCGTACTACACCGAGGATCACGATCGCCTTCGCGAGTCCGTCCGCCGCTTCGTCCAGCGCGAGATCGCACCGCACATCGATGCATGGGACGAGGCCTGCGAGTTCCCGCGGGGGCTCTACGCGGCGGCCGGTGAGCTCGGTCTGCTCGGCCTCGGCTTCCCCGAGGAGCTCGGCGGCACGCCTTGCGACCCGTTCCACCGCATCGTCGTCACCGAGGAGCTCGCGCGCGCCGGCTCGGGCGGCCTGGTCGCCGGGCTCATGAGCCACGGGATCGCGTTGCCGCCGATCGTCGCGCTCGGGAGCGATTCGCTGAAGCGGCGCGTGGTCCCGCCGGTGCTCGCCGGCCAAGCGATCGCCGCGCTCGCGATCACCGAGCCCGACGGCGGATCGGACGTCGCGAGCCTGCGGACCAGCGCGCGACGTGAGGGCGACCACTTCATCGTCAACGGCAGCAAGACCTTCATCACCTCCGGCATGCGCGCGGACTACTACACCGTCGCCGTGCGCACGGGCGGCGACGGCATGGCCGGGATCTCGCTTCTGCTGGTCGAGCGTGGGACCCCGGGCTTCACGCAGACCCCGCTGCACAAGATGGGCTGGTGGTGCTCGGACACCGCGACCTTGTACTTCGAGGACTGCCCGGTGCCGGCGAGCAACCTCATCGGCCCCGAGCACCAGGGCTTCCTCGGCATCATGCAGAACTTCAACGGCGAGCGGCTCGCGATCGCGGCGATGGCGGTGGGCTTCGCCCAGACCTGCCTCGACGAGGCGCTGGCGTGGGCGCGCCAGCGCGTGACCTTCGGCAAGCCGCTCGTCACGCGACAGGTCATCCGCCACAAGCTGGTCGACATGGCCCAGCGCATCGAGTCGACCCGCGCGTACCTCGAGCTGATGGCGTGGCGGGTGCAGCAGGGGCAGTGGCCGATCGCGGAGGTCTGCATGCTCAAGAACGCGGCCACGCAGTGCCTCGAGTTCTGCGCGAAGGAGGCGGTGCAGATCCTCGGCGGCGCCGGCTTCATCCGCGGCTGCAAGTCCGAGCGGATCTACCGCGAGACCAAGGTGCTCTCGATCGGCGGTGGCGCCGAGGAGATCATGAAGGAGCTCGCGGCGCGACAGCTGGGCTGGTGA
- a CDS encoding ABC transporter substrate-binding protein produces the protein MGDAKALRVGTLTPIASLDPHRAHDFTGHLVLAQVYEPLFVRQRDRVEPRLASAMPQRLPGSNAVVIELRDDVRFSDGSAMTPADVVSSLSPMLVPYGIEASFSGTRLLLKSMSWTHRAEDVLSGIGMRVAKPTPRGPIGTGPYAIAATADDGVQLEANPHARTRAAIPRVVVRYFAAGADGRPVELLAALEAGEIDFTLALARDDVAALKNVRKLFQAGMSTAFLAFNTERGRLADVELRRALALAIDRYRLTELCYANPAAFVARCLLPPALGRGNDGLRHDPAAAAAAIRERGAPPPLRMVRVWGPRPYLPRPDAVAASLVQQLRDVGVRVDTIVSSDSEDYNERLDRGDYDLVLGGWIADTADPIDYLSSTVGSGCILGTGASPGVASNFARWRDAATDDALLTARGGASSAVDEVLARVASEVPLVPLMHGARVIVHGWHVKGYDPEAGPLPDFAALDLDGG, from the coding sequence ATGGGCGACGCCAAGGCGCTGCGGGTGGGGACGCTGACCCCGATCGCGTCGCTCGATCCCCACCGCGCACACGATTTCACGGGGCACCTCGTGCTCGCGCAGGTCTACGAGCCGTTGTTCGTCCGCCAGCGCGACCGCGTCGAGCCGCGCTTGGCCAGCGCGATGCCGCAGCGACTGCCCGGCAGCAATGCGGTCGTGATCGAGCTGCGCGACGACGTCCGCTTCTCCGACGGCAGCGCGATGACGCCCGCCGACGTGGTGTCGTCGTTGTCCCCGATGCTGGTCCCGTACGGCATCGAGGCCTCGTTCAGCGGCACGCGGCTGCTGCTCAAGTCGATGTCGTGGACCCACCGCGCCGAGGACGTGCTCTCGGGCATCGGCATGCGGGTGGCCAAGCCGACGCCCCGCGGCCCCATCGGCACCGGTCCGTACGCGATCGCGGCCACCGCCGACGACGGCGTCCAGCTGGAGGCGAACCCCCACGCCCGCACGCGCGCCGCGATCCCGCGCGTGGTGGTGCGCTACTTCGCGGCCGGTGCCGACGGGCGTCCGGTCGAGCTGCTCGCCGCGCTCGAGGCCGGCGAGATCGACTTCACGCTCGCGCTGGCGCGCGACGACGTCGCTGCGCTGAAGAACGTGCGCAAGCTGTTCCAGGCCGGCATGAGCACCGCGTTCCTGGCCTTCAACACCGAGCGCGGTCGGCTCGCCGACGTCGAGCTGCGTCGCGCGCTCGCGCTGGCCATCGATCGCTATCGCCTGACCGAGCTGTGCTACGCCAACCCGGCGGCCTTCGTCGCGCGCTGTCTGCTGCCGCCGGCGCTCGGTCGCGGCAACGACGGACTTCGCCACGATCCCGCAGCTGCGGCCGCGGCGATCCGCGAGCGCGGTGCGCCGCCGCCCCTGCGGATGGTGCGGGTGTGGGGCCCGCGGCCGTATCTCCCGCGGCCCGATGCCGTGGCCGCGTCGTTGGTACAGCAGCTGCGCGACGTCGGCGTGCGGGTCGATACCATCGTCTCGAGCGACAGCGAGGACTACAACGAACGGCTCGATCGCGGCGACTACGACCTCGTGCTGGGCGGCTGGATCGCCGACACCGCCGACCCGATCGACTATCTGTCGTCGACGGTCGGCTCGGGCTGCATCCTCGGCACGGGCGCCTCGCCGGGCGTCGCCAGCAACTTCGCGCGGTGGCGCGACGCCGCCACCGACGACGCGCTCCTGACCGCCCGCGGCGGCGCCAGCTCGGCGGTCGACGAGGTGCTCGCCCGCGTCGCGAGCGAGGTCCCGCTGGTGCCGCTCATGCACGGCGCGCGCGTGATCGTGCACGGCTGGCACGTGAAGGGCTACGACCCCGAGGCCGGCCCCCTCCCCGACTTCGCCGCGCTCGATCTCGACGGCGGCTAG
- a CDS encoding glutamine--tRNA ligase/YqeY domain fusion protein — MSDDATPPNFLRELIAADVAAGKHGGRVMTRFPPEPNGYLHVGHAKAICVNFGLAQEFGGLCNLRFDDTNPAREEVEYVEAIRKDIEWLGFEWGEREYFASGYFEQLYQWALQLIDEGLAYVDSQSAEQIREGRGNFYNKGTDSPFRDRSVAENRALFEQMRAGAFEEGACVLRAKIDMAHPNLNMRDPPMYRIKHAHHHRTGDRWCIYPMYDYAHGLSDAIEGVTHSMCTLEFEDHRPLYDWFIEALALEHRPQQIEFAKLNFSYIVLSKRRLLQLVQEQLVDGWDDPRMPTISGLRRRGVTPEAIRNIAERVGVSKRDGVVDITLFEHEIREHLGTIAARRMAVLRPLKLVIENYPDDGEDWFEAPNHPERPELGTRKVPFAREIYIEQDDFREVPPKKWYRFAPGQEVRLRYACLVTCREVIKDDAGNVVELRCTWDPESRGGNSPDGRKVRGTSHWVSARHGVRATVRLYDRLYTVPDPLGVEGREWKEFLNPDSVTRIEDAVLEPALAAAAPGERFQFERVGYFCADLDSRADAPLFNRTIELKDSWAKLETREGKPGA, encoded by the coding sequence ATGAGCGACGACGCGACCCCCCCGAACTTCCTGCGCGAGCTGATCGCGGCCGACGTCGCGGCCGGCAAGCACGGCGGACGCGTGATGACCCGCTTCCCGCCGGAGCCCAACGGCTACCTGCACGTCGGCCACGCCAAGGCCATCTGCGTGAACTTCGGGCTCGCCCAGGAGTTCGGCGGCCTGTGCAACCTCCGCTTCGACGACACCAACCCCGCACGCGAGGAGGTCGAGTACGTCGAGGCAATCCGCAAGGACATCGAGTGGCTCGGCTTCGAGTGGGGCGAGCGCGAGTACTTCGCGTCGGGCTACTTCGAGCAGCTGTACCAGTGGGCCCTGCAGCTCATCGACGAGGGCCTGGCCTACGTCGACAGCCAGAGCGCCGAGCAGATCCGCGAGGGTCGCGGCAACTTCTACAACAAGGGCACCGACAGTCCGTTTCGCGATCGCAGCGTGGCCGAGAACCGCGCGCTGTTCGAGCAGATGCGCGCCGGCGCGTTCGAGGAGGGGGCGTGCGTGCTGCGGGCCAAGATCGACATGGCCCACCCCAACCTCAACATGCGCGACCCGCCGATGTACCGCATCAAGCACGCGCATCACCACCGCACCGGCGACCGGTGGTGCATCTATCCGATGTACGACTACGCGCACGGGCTGTCCGACGCGATCGAGGGCGTGACGCACTCGATGTGCACGCTCGAGTTCGAGGATCACCGCCCGCTCTACGACTGGTTCATCGAGGCGCTCGCGCTGGAGCACCGGCCACAGCAGATCGAGTTCGCCAAGCTCAACTTCTCGTACATCGTGCTGTCGAAGCGGCGACTGCTGCAGCTGGTGCAGGAGCAGCTGGTCGACGGTTGGGATGACCCGCGCATGCCGACCATCTCGGGCCTGCGTCGCCGCGGCGTGACGCCCGAGGCCATCCGCAACATCGCCGAGCGCGTGGGCGTGTCGAAGCGCGACGGTGTCGTGGACATCACGCTGTTCGAGCACGAGATCCGCGAGCACCTCGGCACCATCGCCGCGCGGCGCATGGCGGTGCTGCGCCCGCTCAAGCTCGTGATCGAGAACTACCCCGACGACGGCGAGGACTGGTTCGAGGCGCCCAACCACCCCGAGCGGCCCGAGCTCGGCACGCGCAAGGTCCCGTTCGCGCGCGAGATCTACATCGAGCAAGACGACTTCCGCGAGGTCCCGCCCAAGAAGTGGTACCGCTTCGCCCCCGGCCAGGAGGTGCGGCTGCGCTACGCGTGCCTGGTGACGTGCCGCGAGGTGATCAAGGACGACGCGGGCAACGTCGTCGAGCTGCGCTGCACCTGGGACCCCGAGTCGCGCGGCGGCAACTCCCCCGATGGCCGCAAGGTCCGCGGTACCTCGCACTGGGTGAGCGCGCGCCACGGCGTGCGCGCGACCGTGCGGCTCTACGATCGGCTCTACACCGTGCCCGATCCGTTGGGCGTGGAGGGCCGCGAGTGGAAGGAGTTCCTCAACCCCGACTCGGTCACACGCATCGAAGACGCAGTGCTCGAGCCGGCGTTGGCCGCGGCGGCGCCCGGTGAGCGGTTCCAGTTCGAGCGGGTGGGGTACTTCTGCGCCGACCTCGACAGCCGCGCCGACGCACCGCTGTTCAATCGCACGATCGAGCTCAAGGACAGCTGGGCCAAGCTCGAGACCCGCGAGGGCAAGCCCGGCGCCTAG
- a CDS encoding permease, translating into MAMFLAQLWSVMLALAPWLLLGAALAGVLHVLLPPDFVRRHLHGGAGVWKAVALGVPLPLCSCGVIPAAMGLRRDGASRGASIGFLVATPQTGVDSVLVSASLLGWPFALWKVGAALVTGVVAGVAVDRFDPEGAPPRAGADAAVPHARRGVAAALHHGVEIVRTIWRWLVFGVVASALIGTFVPPSSLAAIAGWPGPLTVLATLAIAVPLYVCATASVPIAAMLVAGGFPPGAALVLLMAGPATNIATIGAVATGFGRRTLAIYLGTIVVGSVLLAWGFDAVLSERAVQHVHAHMHGDGAWWEQSAAVVLTLALAWFALEDLRRAWARRAPAPAPEVPSIAVGVVGMHCEGCVAHLEQTLRGAPGVQACEVTLEPGRAVVRGDVDLATVHALVRKAGYTVDAAAVSDAVSSAGA; encoded by the coding sequence GTGGCGATGTTTCTCGCGCAGCTGTGGTCGGTCATGCTCGCGCTCGCGCCGTGGCTGCTGCTCGGCGCTGCGCTCGCGGGCGTGCTGCACGTGTTGCTGCCGCCGGACTTCGTGCGTCGTCATCTCCACGGCGGCGCTGGCGTGTGGAAGGCGGTCGCGCTGGGGGTCCCGCTGCCGCTGTGTTCGTGCGGCGTGATCCCAGCGGCGATGGGTCTGCGCCGCGACGGCGCCAGCCGGGGCGCGTCGATCGGGTTCCTGGTCGCGACGCCGCAGACCGGCGTCGACTCGGTGCTGGTCTCGGCGAGCCTGCTGGGCTGGCCGTTCGCACTGTGGAAGGTCGGCGCAGCGCTGGTCACCGGCGTGGTTGCGGGCGTGGCGGTCGATCGCTTCGATCCCGAGGGCGCGCCGCCGCGCGCGGGCGCCGACGCGGCGGTGCCCCACGCTCGACGGGGCGTCGCCGCGGCGCTGCACCACGGGGTCGAGATCGTGCGCACGATCTGGCGCTGGCTGGTGTTCGGCGTGGTGGCGTCGGCGCTCATCGGCACGTTCGTGCCGCCGTCGTCGTTGGCTGCGATCGCGGGCTGGCCGGGCCCGCTGACGGTGCTCGCGACGCTGGCGATCGCGGTGCCGTTGTACGTGTGCGCCACCGCGTCGGTGCCGATCGCGGCGATGTTGGTGGCCGGCGGCTTCCCGCCGGGCGCCGCGCTGGTGCTGCTGATGGCCGGCCCGGCGACCAACATCGCGACCATCGGTGCGGTCGCCACGGGCTTCGGCCGGCGCACGCTGGCGATCTACCTCGGCACGATCGTCGTGGGCAGCGTGCTGTTGGCGTGGGGCTTCGACGCGGTGCTGAGCGAGCGCGCGGTGCAGCACGTGCACGCCCACATGCACGGCGACGGCGCGTGGTGGGAGCAGTCCGCGGCGGTCGTGCTCACGCTGGCGCTGGCTTGGTTCGCGCTCGAGGATCTCCGGCGCGCGTGGGCGCGGCGGGCACCGGCGCCTGCACCCGAGGTGCCGAGCATCGCGGTCGGCGTGGTCGGCATGCACTGCGAGGGCTGCGTGGCGCACCTCGAGCAGACCCTGCGCGGCGCGCCCGGTGTGCAGGCCTGCGAGGTCACGCTCGAGCCTGGCCGCGCGGTCGTGCGGGGCGACGTCGATCTCGCGACCGTGCACGCGCTGGTGCGCAAGGCTGGCTACACGGTCGACGCCGCCGCCGTTTCCGATGCGGTATCGTCCGCCGGAGCATGA